From Cydia splendana unplaced genomic scaffold, ilCydSple1.2 scaffold_45_ctg1, whole genome shotgun sequence, a single genomic window includes:
- the LOC134805598 gene encoding uncharacterized protein LOC134805598, giving the protein MLPVKYLSLQKSELEYEVQIRGATAGSSVEELRRQIVKLAAEHPAEHILESPLDIRQDLRGCVEVLTKIQLNLDISEPSVPTIMRTQNMLNHLHNRLARITSGDDRKEYKDILEGHKVASQKLAALQAKRPTQIATTSSNLGAGPSSETSTAAPEVQNLISVTCDRTVADLSKLKFNGKTCVRSFIQRVDEFIVARNIASTKVLAFATEIFQDNALHWFRSVRDNISSWPELAAKLKEDFDRSNYDYRLTTEIRSRTQGEHENITVYLSIMSGMFSRLSTPPSEAEQLETLLHNIRPCYASTLAASSTEIRTIDSLRSLCRNYETYHSRHSQFQEPPRVTSDTVAPEFAYSRESNKSTNKFNNNTYNKQNYTYNNNYNKGQYSKNTTNYSQNQNQNKSQQQNYIHSVSNAAQNNKQQPYCPRCRSNSHHIRQCTASRDVFCFKCGKKDVKTPDCPVCNKKADTKN; this is encoded by the coding sequence ATGCTGCCTGTCAAATATCTTTCTCTTCAAAAATCGGAGCTTGAATATGAGGTTCAGATCCGAGGTGCTACTGCCGGTTCTTCAGTAGAGGAATTGCGAAGACAAATTGTAAAATTAGCCGCGGAGCACCCGGCTGAACACATATTAGAGTCTCCGCTAGATATTCGACAGGATCTTAGGGGTTGCGTAGAAGTTCTTACAAAAATACAATTGAATCTTGATATTTCTGAAccaagtgtacctactattatgaGAACGCAAAATATGCTAAATCACCTTCATAATCGTTTAGCGAGGATAACGAGCGGTGACGACAGAAAAGAATATAAGGATATCCTAGAGGGGCATAAAGTCGCCTCCCAGAAGCTCGCGGCTCTTCAAGCTAAGAGGCCTACACAAATAGCGACAACTTCTTCTAATTTAGGCGCGGGTCCCTCTAGTGAGACCTCGACGGCGGCCCCAGAGGTTCAGAACTTGATTTCGGTGACTTGCGATCGCACTGTAGCTGACTTgagtaaattaaaatttaatggcAAAACTTGTGTCCGCTCATTTATACAGCGCGTCGACGAATTTATTGTTGCACGTAACATTGCATCAACAAAAGTATTAGCTTTCGCCACCGAAATTTTTCAGGACAACGCTCTGCATTGGTTCCGTTCGGTACGGGACAATATTTCTTCCTGGCCAGAACTCGCTGCTAAATTGAAAGAGGACTTCGATCGATCTAATTATGATTACCGACTTACGACGGAGATTCGCTCTCGGACTCAGGGTGAACATGAAAACATAACTGTTTATCTTTCCATTATGAGTGGTATGTTTTCTCGTCTTTCGACACCCCCAAGCGAAGCGGAGCAGCTCGAAACCTTACTTCACAATATTAGGCCGTGTTACGCAAGTACACTAGCAGCATCATCTACCGAAATTAGGACAATTGATTCTTTACGCTCATTGTGTCGCAATTACGAGACTTATCATTCTCGACACTCACAATTTCAGGAGCCACCAAGAGTGACTTCTGACACTGTTGCACCCGAATTTGCGTACTCTAGGGAATCAAATAaaagtacaaataaatttaacaacaatacatataataaacaaaattacacatataacaataattataataaagggcAATATTCTAAAAACACCACAAATTATAGCCagaatcaaaatcaaaacaagTCTCaacaacaaaattatatacatTCTGTGTCCAATGCTGCTCAAAACAATAAACAACAACCGTATTGCCCAAGGTGCCGTAGTAATAGTCATCATATTCGGCAATGTACGGCTAGTAGGGACgtgttttgttttaaatgtgGCAAGAAAGATGTCAAAACACCTGATTGTCCGGTTTGTAATAAAAAGGCAGATACAAAAAACTAG